A region of Granulibacter bethesdensis DNA encodes the following proteins:
- a CDS encoding glycosyltransferase — MIGHVDSVTRRKVKGWAFNPDDPHVPPKLRCLCNGEFISIIVANSYRPDLEQAGIGNGYHGFELEWDIALDPVKRHVISLVDEASGQELKNSPHMLEAENCFDEEFKNGLSGLLRSIESREGQEQAAGFLLDQAEQLAQRMVETESLCREDDFLDRLPAEKIHPFTGCRVLVLDEVVPAKNRDAGSNAIVSHIESLQRLGMEVSFAAVQYDAAPDLLTGIGVHFYAPPLFRSIEDVLRRNVGQFDAVYIHRTSMAIRYIPLIRYWNPHAVIVYLVADLHAVRMMRQAEMTQDELLWQDAFRTQKAELAAAWQVDTVITHSSYERDVLRTHVPAANVHVIPWAVDADPVSATFYQRHGIAFIGNYKHAPNRDAAEYLINEVMPQIWAIDPTIDCRIYGTGLPKHLVGVRHGRVHFIGPVPDLRDVFLTARLTVAPLRYGAGLKGKVLDSFAAGVPCVCTPIAAEGMDLPLSMNALLGGDTQSLVTVILNLHNDPELYNKISERCLSYIQKNCSRERIDALIKAAFVSAGLQENEL; from the coding sequence ATGATCGGCCATGTCGATTCAGTAACCCGAAGGAAGGTCAAGGGCTGGGCTTTTAATCCGGATGATCCCCATGTGCCACCAAAATTACGGTGCCTTTGCAATGGAGAGTTCATTTCCATTATTGTTGCCAACAGTTATCGCCCTGATCTTGAGCAGGCCGGTATCGGGAACGGCTATCATGGGTTTGAGCTGGAGTGGGACATTGCCCTTGATCCGGTCAAAAGGCATGTTATCAGCCTGGTTGATGAAGCCAGCGGACAGGAGCTTAAAAACTCGCCCCATATGCTGGAGGCTGAAAACTGTTTTGACGAGGAATTCAAAAACGGTCTGTCCGGTCTTCTTCGCAGTATTGAAAGTAGGGAGGGGCAGGAACAGGCTGCCGGTTTCCTGCTGGATCAGGCAGAGCAGCTTGCACAGCGTATGGTTGAAACAGAATCCCTTTGTCGGGAAGATGATTTTCTGGATCGCTTACCGGCTGAGAAAATTCATCCTTTCACCGGATGCCGTGTGCTTGTTCTGGATGAAGTAGTTCCGGCAAAAAATCGTGATGCCGGCTCCAACGCGATCGTATCGCATATTGAATCTCTCCAGCGTCTGGGGATGGAAGTCAGTTTTGCAGCGGTGCAGTACGATGCTGCGCCTGATCTCCTGACGGGTATAGGGGTTCATTTTTATGCACCGCCGCTTTTTCGCAGTATTGAAGACGTACTGCGCAGGAATGTCGGGCAGTTCGATGCGGTTTATATCCATCGCACTTCAATGGCGATACGGTATATCCCCTTGATACGGTACTGGAATCCACATGCCGTCATTGTCTATCTGGTAGCTGATCTTCACGCTGTGCGCATGATGCGGCAGGCCGAGATGACACAGGATGAACTGTTGTGGCAGGATGCTTTCCGTACACAGAAAGCTGAGTTGGCAGCAGCATGGCAGGTTGACACTGTTATCACGCATTCTTCTTACGAACGCGATGTTCTTCGGACTCATGTGCCTGCCGCCAATGTTCATGTCATTCCATGGGCGGTTGATGCAGACCCGGTATCCGCCACATTTTACCAGCGCCATGGCATTGCTTTCATTGGCAACTACAAGCATGCGCCCAATCGTGATGCCGCAGAGTATCTTATCAATGAGGTGATGCCGCAGATATGGGCGATCGATCCGACAATCGATTGTCGGATATATGGTACGGGCCTTCCCAAACATCTGGTTGGCGTGCGCCATGGACGGGTTCACTTTATCGGACCTGTCCCTGACCTTCGCGATGTTTTTCTGACGGCGCGGTTGACAGTCGCGCCCTTGCGCTATGGGGCTGGCCTTAAAGGGAAGGTTCTCGACAGTTTTGCCGCTGGCGTTCCCTGTGTCTGCACCCCGATTGCTGCAGAAGGCATGGACCTGCCATTATCCATGAATGCCTTGTTAGGCGGGGATACGCAAAGCCTCGTCACAGTGATACTCAATCTGCACAATGATCCGGAACTATACAATAAAATTTCAGAGCGTTGCCTTTCTTATATCCAGAAAAACTGTTCGCGTGAGCGAATCGACGCTTTAATAAAAGCAGCTTTTGTATCTGCTGGTTTGCAAGAGAATGAGTTGTAA
- a CDS encoding efflux RND transporter permease subunit — protein MNALVLVALRRPYTFVVLSIAIVFFGILSILKTPTDVFPTIRIPVIAVVWTYGGLLPDEVAGRIIYNFEQGVTSTVEGIEHMQSDSYYGRAVVNIFFQPGTEIGSAEADVVAISQTVLIQLPEHTPAPMIMKLEASSVPVITLKLTSDNMTPSDLFKLAQIRIRPMLVTVPGAIVPHPYGGMDSFVMISLNQEQLQAHHISAMDVQKVLDTQNVVRPAGDQKIGPTDWMVQTNATPRTVEEIANIPVKRVGNAVVYIHDLGEVYRGGHPQTNLVLVHGRQAVLLVVMKSGEASTLDVISGVRNLLPRLEKVIPASSHISVFSDAAGFVKGAITDVLREMTTAAALTGFVVIMFLGSWRPTVIIATSIPLAILCSLIGLGWLGQTINVMTLGGLALAVGILVDDATVMIENIDTHLEMGKDLETAIVDAANQIVIPTFVSTTCICIVWLPLFALSGVAGWLFMPMAEAIILAMAASFILSRTLVPTMAKYLLAGHGHQEGHGHEEGHGHAHPPKPPGFFTRFQKGFERGFSAFREGYGRFLEVAIRRRGTVVLSMLAFSVASLGLFGIMGRDFFPEVKAGQLQMHMRAPLGTRIEVAGRIAALVIDRMHELLPGQVADAVANCGMAEAPHNQAFIPTPTIGTQDCDFTVMLNNPESPVWDYRRLLRKELSASFPGTVFTFQPAELTAKILNFGSPSPIDLKVQGPELAKSYEYARMLVNKLRRIPGASDVVLQQTMRNPTLFVRNDRTFGSETDITAGDLADSELMTLSGSSTVDPQYWFDPHWGVTFTLNTYVPQPQLTHFNNLLTVPVGGSANNPHSKIQLLGGVSHVGPIGTPGEVTRYNSMPSFDIYVSTEGIDLGTVLKNVDKIVNENASTLPRGAIVQIQGQAPTMRQAYAQLIGGLFVSVAVIYLLIVVNFQSWMDPFIIITALPGALAGIAWSLFLTKTNISVPALTGAIMCMGTATANSILVVSYARERMEIHGKALTAALEAGYGRIRPVIMTASAMIVGMIPMATSNSENAPLGKAVIGGLIMATISTLVFVPCVYAIIYGRRSASKGAA, from the coding sequence ATGAACGCACTCGTTCTTGTTGCTCTTAGACGACCATACACTTTCGTTGTTTTGTCGATTGCCATTGTTTTCTTTGGTATTCTGTCCATCCTCAAAACACCAACAGACGTATTTCCGACCATCCGCATTCCGGTTATCGCCGTCGTATGGACGTATGGGGGCTTGCTCCCTGATGAAGTCGCCGGTCGAATTATCTACAATTTCGAACAGGGCGTTACCTCGACCGTCGAGGGAATCGAACATATGCAGTCCGATTCCTACTACGGTCGCGCGGTTGTTAATATTTTCTTCCAGCCCGGCACTGAAATCGGCTCTGCTGAAGCAGACGTGGTCGCTATTTCCCAGACCGTGCTGATACAGCTGCCGGAACATACGCCAGCGCCGATGATCATGAAGCTGGAAGCCTCCTCGGTTCCAGTGATCACGCTGAAGCTGACATCCGACAATATGACTCCTTCGGATCTGTTCAAACTGGCGCAGATCCGTATCCGCCCCATGCTGGTAACCGTTCCGGGCGCGATCGTCCCCCACCCCTACGGTGGTATGGACAGTTTCGTCATGATCAGCCTGAATCAGGAACAGTTGCAGGCGCACCATATCTCGGCCATGGACGTGCAGAAGGTTCTGGATACCCAGAACGTCGTGCGTCCGGCGGGTGACCAGAAAATAGGCCCGACAGACTGGATGGTGCAGACGAACGCCACCCCCAGAACGGTCGAGGAAATCGCCAATATTCCGGTTAAACGTGTCGGCAACGCGGTCGTTTATATTCACGATCTCGGCGAAGTGTACCGCGGCGGCCATCCACAGACCAACCTCGTCCTGGTGCATGGACGGCAGGCAGTTCTGCTGGTTGTCATGAAAAGCGGTGAAGCCTCAACCCTGGACGTGATCAGCGGCGTGCGTAATCTTCTTCCACGTCTGGAAAAAGTTATTCCCGCCAGCAGCCATATCAGCGTGTTCAGCGACGCCGCCGGTTTCGTGAAAGGCGCGATCACGGACGTGTTGCGGGAAATGACGACCGCAGCAGCACTCACCGGCTTCGTGGTCATCATGTTCCTTGGCTCATGGCGTCCCACGGTCATCATCGCGACATCGATTCCGCTGGCTATTCTCTGCTCCCTGATCGGGCTTGGCTGGCTTGGTCAGACCATCAACGTGATGACACTCGGCGGTCTGGCGCTGGCTGTCGGCATCCTGGTGGACGACGCCACCGTGATGATCGAAAATATCGATACCCATCTTGAAATGGGAAAAGATCTGGAAACAGCCATTGTCGATGCCGCCAACCAGATCGTAATCCCGACCTTCGTCTCCACCACCTGTATCTGCATCGTCTGGCTGCCCCTGTTCGCCCTCAGCGGCGTGGCAGGCTGGCTGTTCATGCCGATGGCTGAAGCCATCATTCTGGCCATGGCGGCCTCGTTCATCCTGTCCCGCACACTGGTGCCGACCATGGCAAAGTATCTGCTGGCCGGGCATGGACATCAGGAAGGTCACGGCCACGAGGAAGGCCATGGTCATGCCCATCCGCCCAAACCGCCGGGCTTCTTTACCCGCTTCCAGAAAGGCTTCGAGAGAGGGTTCAGCGCCTTCCGGGAAGGATATGGACGATTTCTGGAAGTCGCCATCAGGCGACGGGGAACGGTCGTTCTCTCCATGCTGGCGTTTTCTGTCGCCTCGCTCGGACTGTTCGGAATTATGGGCCGGGATTTCTTTCCGGAAGTAAAAGCCGGTCAGTTGCAGATGCATATGCGTGCACCGCTCGGCACACGTATCGAGGTCGCAGGCCGTATCGCAGCACTGGTTATCGACCGGATGCATGAATTGCTGCCTGGCCAGGTTGCCGATGCCGTCGCCAACTGTGGTATGGCTGAAGCACCGCACAACCAGGCCTTTATTCCGACCCCAACCATCGGCACTCAGGATTGTGACTTCACAGTCATGCTGAACAATCCTGAATCTCCGGTCTGGGATTATCGCAGACTCCTGCGTAAGGAACTGTCTGCCAGTTTCCCCGGCACAGTCTTTACCTTCCAGCCTGCCGAACTGACGGCAAAAATCCTTAACTTCGGTTCTCCGTCTCCGATCGACCTTAAGGTGCAGGGACCGGAACTGGCAAAGAGCTATGAGTACGCACGGATGCTCGTGAACAAGCTCCGTCGCATTCCAGGCGCATCAGACGTGGTTCTGCAGCAGACCATGCGGAATCCTACGCTCTTCGTCCGGAATGACCGAACCTTCGGCAGCGAGACGGATATCACCGCTGGCGATCTTGCCGACAGTGAACTGATGACACTGTCCGGCAGCTCGACGGTCGATCCTCAATATTGGTTCGATCCGCATTGGGGTGTCACCTTCACCCTCAACACCTATGTTCCACAGCCGCAGCTCACTCACTTCAACAATCTGCTGACTGTTCCGGTTGGCGGATCCGCAAACAACCCTCATTCCAAAATCCAGCTTCTGGGTGGCGTCAGCCATGTCGGCCCGATCGGCACACCTGGAGAAGTGACCCGCTACAACTCTATGCCGAGCTTCGACATCTATGTTTCTACAGAAGGGATCGACCTTGGCACGGTTCTGAAAAATGTCGACAAAATCGTTAATGAAAATGCCAGCACACTGCCCCGTGGCGCCATTGTGCAGATACAGGGTCAGGCCCCCACAATGCGCCAAGCCTATGCCCAGCTGATCGGTGGTCTATTCGTCTCAGTTGCGGTGATCTATCTGCTGATCGTGGTGAATTTCCAGTCCTGGATGGATCCGTTCATCATCATCACCGCCTTGCCAGGCGCGCTTGCCGGGATTGCCTGGAGCCTGTTCCTGACTAAAACCAATATCTCGGTGCCTGCCCTGACAGGTGCGATCATGTGCATGGGCACAGCCACCGCCAACTCCATTCTGGTGGTGTCCTATGCTCGTGAAAGGATGGAAATACACGGCAAAGCGCTTACGGCTGCCCTCGAAGCGGGCTACGGGCGTATCCGTCCGGTGATCATGACGGCCAGCGCTATGATCGTGGGCATGATCCCGATGGCCACCAGCAACTCGGAAAATGCGCCATTGGGTAAAGCCGTGATCGGTGGCCTGATCATGGCCACGATTTCCACCCTCGTGTTCGTCCCCTGTGTTTACGCAATTATTTATGGCCGGCGTTCTGCTTCCAAAGGAGCGGCATAA
- the pdxH gene encoding pyridoxamine 5'-phosphate oxidase, protein MSMDSDAKSPFQAPELAFADPFAAFALWMEEARAAEPNDPNAMTVATSTPSGAPSARIVLLRNVDGPQHPERGFVFFTNTESRKGLEIGANPQVALLFHWKSLGRQIRIEGKAVPVAVEEADSYFHTRPRISRLGARASDQSRPLPDRRTLQKRVEEEEARYPGDDIPRPAYWSGYRVIPTAIEFWQQMPFRLHDRLVFRRQGKSWGQERLYP, encoded by the coding sequence ATGAGCATGGATAGTGACGCAAAATCCCCATTTCAGGCACCGGAACTGGCGTTTGCAGACCCGTTTGCAGCCTTTGCCCTGTGGATGGAAGAGGCCAGAGCAGCGGAGCCGAATGACCCGAATGCCATGACGGTGGCGACGTCTACACCTTCCGGCGCTCCCTCGGCCCGGATCGTGCTGCTGCGTAATGTCGATGGGCCGCAGCATCCGGAACGGGGATTCGTGTTTTTTACCAACACGGAAAGCCGGAAAGGGCTGGAGATCGGGGCTAATCCGCAGGTTGCCCTGTTGTTTCACTGGAAATCTCTGGGGCGGCAGATCCGTATTGAGGGTAAGGCCGTGCCAGTTGCAGTGGAGGAAGCGGATTCCTATTTCCATACGCGTCCCCGCATCTCCCGTCTGGGAGCACGCGCATCGGATCAGTCCCGCCCCCTTCCTGACCGGAGGACATTGCAGAAGCGCGTGGAGGAGGAGGAAGCGCGTTATCCGGGAGATGATATTCCTCGTCCGGCCTACTGGTCGGGATATCGCGTGATTCCGACAGCGATAGAATTCTGGCAGCAGATGCCGTTCCGGTTGCATGACCGGCTGGTTTTCAGGCGTCAGGGTAAAAGCTGGGGACAGGAGAGACTGTATCCCTAA
- the fabI gene encoding enoyl-ACP reductase FabI: MTQSGPQTGTLMQGKRGLIMGVANDRSIAWAIAQACAAQGAQLAFTYQGDALAKRVIPLAESVGSSLIVPCDVGDDASMDQAFTQVSDHFGGRIDFLVHAIGWADKNFLRGRYLDIPRDAFLQALDISCYSFTAVCRRAAELMSDGGSMLTLSYLGAERWMPHYNVMGVAKAALEASVRYMAADLGGNGIRVNSLSAGPIKTLAASGIGDFRYILRWNELNAPMARNVTLAEVGSAGLYLVSDLSSGVTGENHHVDCGYNIVGMKNPLAPDIAVVSD, from the coding sequence ATGACACAGAGCGGACCCCAGACCGGAACTCTGATGCAGGGAAAGCGTGGCCTGATCATGGGTGTCGCCAATGACCGCTCCATCGCATGGGCCATCGCGCAGGCCTGTGCGGCACAGGGCGCGCAGCTTGCCTTCACCTATCAGGGGGATGCTCTGGCCAAGCGGGTCATTCCGCTCGCGGAAAGTGTTGGCAGCTCCCTGATTGTTCCGTGTGATGTCGGTGATGATGCCTCGATGGATCAGGCCTTCACACAGGTGTCCGATCATTTCGGTGGCAGAATTGACTTTCTGGTCCATGCCATTGGCTGGGCCGACAAGAATTTCCTCCGCGGCCGCTATCTGGATATTCCGCGCGATGCGTTTCTGCAGGCACTGGACATTTCATGCTACAGCTTCACCGCTGTCTGTCGCCGTGCAGCAGAGTTGATGAGCGATGGTGGCTCCATGCTGACACTCAGCTATCTGGGGGCGGAACGCTGGATGCCGCATTATAACGTGATGGGCGTGGCCAAGGCCGCATTGGAAGCCAGCGTGCGTTATATGGCTGCCGATCTGGGTGGGAATGGCATCCGGGTGAACAGCCTGTCCGCCGGCCCGATCAAAACACTGGCCGCGAGTGGAATCGGCGATTTTCGCTATATCCTGCGCTGGAACGAGTTGAACGCGCCCATGGCCCGCAATGTCACTCTGGCTGAGGTCGGTAGCGCCGGCCTGTATCTGGTGTCTGATCTCAGCAGCGGCGTAACCGGGGAAAATCACCATGTCGATTGCGGCTATAATATTGTTGGCATGAAAAATCCCCTCGCCCCCGACATTGCAGTGGTTTCAGACTGA
- a CDS encoding efflux RND transporter periplasmic adaptor subunit has translation MKIRLPYVIVLLGGCALGVYAFTLFKEQLTKVSSLKDETDYNAIPDVTVVKPKLASNQHKLTLPGTLDAWYQAKIYPQATGYVKMWYKDYGAVVKAGDVLAEINTPMLDAEYNQAKADYEAKVAKYNLAKISAERWHNMKKANAVSGQSVSVADANLQSGYAEMQAAAHTVAKYEALERFKTIVAPFDGVVTARNINVGDYVRSGTGEHGEEDEATQMFTVSDMHKMRLFVSVPQNFATILQPGMTANITLPQDPGKVYKADFLTIARSFNSDTRTAITEFVLDNPDHALWPGTFASVHFTAPVPYKSFEIPTATLVFQEPGLQVAVIDKNNHVHFKDIKVGTMADTSTTVTEGVKEDDVLIKNPPSDLLEGQTVRITKPMNGYEGNNSPADEEVSEE, from the coding sequence ATGAAAATAAGACTCCCCTACGTTATTGTCCTGCTTGGCGGCTGTGCGCTTGGTGTCTATGCGTTCACCCTGTTCAAGGAACAACTGACCAAGGTCTCATCCCTGAAGGATGAGACCGACTACAACGCCATCCCCGATGTGACGGTGGTGAAGCCGAAACTGGCCTCCAACCAGCACAAGCTGACGCTGCCCGGCACTCTGGACGCGTGGTATCAGGCCAAGATTTATCCTCAGGCCACTGGTTATGTGAAAATGTGGTACAAGGATTATGGCGCAGTCGTCAAAGCAGGCGATGTGCTGGCCGAAATCAATACACCCATGCTGGATGCAGAGTATAATCAGGCGAAAGCTGACTACGAAGCCAAGGTGGCCAAATACAATCTGGCCAAGATCAGTGCAGAACGCTGGCATAACATGAAGAAGGCCAATGCTGTCTCCGGCCAGTCCGTCTCGGTTGCTGATGCCAATCTGCAATCCGGTTACGCGGAAATGCAGGCAGCAGCCCATACTGTTGCCAAGTATGAAGCACTGGAACGGTTCAAGACCATCGTTGCTCCGTTTGATGGCGTTGTGACAGCTCGTAACATCAATGTCGGCGACTACGTCCGCTCCGGCACCGGTGAACACGGCGAGGAAGACGAAGCGACACAGATGTTCACAGTCTCAGACATGCACAAGATGCGTCTGTTCGTCTCCGTGCCTCAGAACTTTGCCACCATTCTTCAACCCGGCATGACAGCGAACATCACCCTGCCTCAGGATCCGGGCAAGGTATATAAGGCTGATTTCCTGACAATCGCCCGCAGCTTCAACTCCGATACCAGAACGGCGATTACAGAATTCGTACTGGATAATCCTGATCATGCCCTGTGGCCGGGCACTTTCGCCTCTGTGCATTTTACGGCTCCCGTGCCTTACAAGAGCTTCGAGATTCCAACGGCGACCCTGGTCTTCCAGGAGCCCGGACTACAGGTTGCGGTGATCGACAAGAACAATCACGTCCATTTCAAAGACATCAAGGTCGGAACGATGGCTGATACATCGACGACCGTGACCGAAGGCGTGAAAGAAGATGATGTGCTGATCAAAAATCCTCCCTCCGACCTGCTGGAAGGACAGACTGTCCGGATCACCAAGCCGATGAACGGATATGAGGGCAATAACTCCCCGGCGGATGAGGAGGTTTCCGAAGAATGA
- the aroC gene encoding chorismate synthase codes for MSHNSFGHLFRVTTWGESHGPAIGCVVDGCPPGIPLTEADIQPALDRRRPGQSRFTTQRREADQVRILSGTFEGVTTGTPIALEIQNTDQRSKDYGDIAQRYRPGHADLTYDLKYGIRDYRGGGRSSARETACRVAAGEVARKILGAAITIRAALVRIGPHGIDRSRWDWSQIEANPFFCPDPVAAEQWTAYLDEIRKRGSSVGAVVEVIAEGVPAGLGAPLYGKLDSDLAAALMSINAVKGVEIGDGFDAATLTGEENADEILAAPNEAGGTHIFGSNHAGGILGGISSGQPVIVRFAVKPTSSILIPRRSVGRDGQPVEIITKGRHDPCVGIRAVPVGEAMVACVLADHLLRDRAQNGLR; via the coding sequence ATGTCCCATAACAGCTTCGGCCATCTGTTCCGCGTCACCACCTGGGGTGAAAGCCATGGCCCGGCGATTGGCTGTGTCGTGGATGGCTGCCCCCCCGGCATTCCGCTGACCGAAGCCGATATCCAGCCAGCGCTGGATCGCCGCCGCCCCGGCCAGTCACGCTTCACGACCCAGCGCCGGGAAGCCGATCAGGTGCGCATCCTTTCCGGCACGTTTGAGGGTGTGACAACCGGTACCCCGATCGCGCTGGAAATCCAGAACACTGATCAGCGATCAAAGGATTACGGAGACATCGCCCAGCGTTACCGGCCCGGCCATGCCGATCTGACCTATGATCTGAAATACGGCATCCGGGACTATCGCGGTGGTGGTCGCAGTTCGGCCCGTGAAACCGCCTGCCGGGTCGCCGCCGGAGAAGTCGCCCGTAAAATCCTGGGCGCGGCAATCACCATCCGGGCGGCTCTGGTCAGGATAGGGCCGCACGGGATCGACCGATCACGTTGGGACTGGTCACAGATTGAGGCCAATCCGTTTTTCTGCCCTGATCCGGTCGCTGCTGAGCAATGGACGGCCTATCTGGATGAGATCCGCAAACGCGGCTCCTCGGTCGGAGCCGTGGTGGAAGTCATTGCCGAAGGGGTGCCGGCCGGCCTCGGCGCGCCGCTTTACGGGAAGCTGGACAGCGATCTGGCCGCAGCCCTGATGAGCATCAATGCCGTCAAGGGCGTGGAGATTGGAGATGGATTCGACGCAGCCACCCTGACGGGTGAAGAAAACGCCGATGAAATCCTTGCTGCCCCCAATGAAGCCGGAGGAACCCATATTTTCGGCTCCAACCATGCAGGTGGCATTCTCGGCGGCATTTCCAGCGGACAGCCGGTCATAGTGCGGTTCGCGGTTAAACCGACCAGCTCTATCCTGATCCCCCGCCGTTCGGTCGGACGGGATGGACAGCCGGTCGAGATCATCACCAAAGGCCGCCACGATCCCTGTGTCGGCATCCGCGCCGTGCCGGTTGGTGAAGCCATGGTCGCCTGTGTGCTGGCTGACCACCTGCTGCGTGATCGGGCACAGAACGGCCTGCGGTGA
- a CDS encoding efflux transporter outer membrane subunit, with protein sequence MMPSLQILQKGLRSLLKASSALICSGIVAGCNLAPDYKVPNFIVPASWHGQGPFKEAKPADTQIPQKWWVLFQDPTLNDLEERAVVNNADLQAAAERFLQARSMIMKVRSELLPHVGIQAGASNNRQSADSLFYAPGSPLNQSDTFYGAVASWEPDFWSRIRNRIRATENFVQQRAADYAAARLSMEAELASEYIMLRGLDAQEEILRQAIAYYNKAIEITGAQVSNQAAPPLDLIRAKNRLYVTQAQELDIRAERQVVEHAIAILTNASPSTFHIPAKDHFDFPNVDVPVSVPSLLLQRRPDIASSERKMAEANRMIGVARAAFYPDVSLAANGGFDASGFNLGTLQNSMWSYGAAVNIPIFEGGLRRAELQNSWSVYRETRDAYRSKVLSAFKEVEDGLSKTTLYKQEVVKLAEAVKTASQMQVITMTLYTGGLSNYLDAIIAQEAKLDALMSKVQVHVKYEKSVVELIRSVGGGWSTAQIPPKDQLQSFDVFQYDGLRHPKDIGGIPVEANPEKFENLTTPYIPSANTH encoded by the coding sequence ATGATGCCCTCTCTCCAGATATTGCAGAAGGGACTTCGGTCCCTTCTGAAGGCAAGTAGCGCCCTTATTTGTTCCGGTATCGTCGCGGGCTGCAATCTCGCACCGGACTATAAAGTGCCGAATTTCATCGTTCCGGCTTCCTGGCACGGACAAGGTCCATTCAAGGAAGCAAAACCTGCCGACACGCAAATTCCACAGAAATGGTGGGTCCTGTTCCAGGATCCAACCCTGAATGATCTGGAGGAGCGCGCCGTCGTCAACAACGCCGATCTGCAGGCAGCGGCCGAACGATTCCTGCAGGCACGCTCGATGATCATGAAGGTGCGGTCAGAGCTTCTGCCGCATGTCGGGATTCAGGCCGGAGCCTCAAATAACAGGCAGTCGGCTGACAGCCTGTTCTATGCACCGGGCAGCCCACTCAACCAGAGCGACACGTTCTATGGCGCGGTCGCATCATGGGAACCTGACTTTTGGTCCAGAATCCGTAACCGTATTCGTGCCACGGAAAATTTCGTGCAACAGCGTGCCGCCGACTATGCCGCGGCAAGGCTGAGCATGGAGGCCGAACTGGCATCCGAATACATTATGCTGCGCGGACTGGATGCGCAGGAGGAAATTCTGCGTCAGGCAATCGCCTATTATAATAAAGCGATTGAAATTACGGGTGCCCAGGTCAGCAATCAGGCAGCGCCGCCACTGGATCTGATCCGTGCCAAAAACCGTCTGTATGTCACGCAGGCTCAGGAACTTGATATTCGTGCAGAGCGGCAAGTGGTTGAACATGCAATCGCAATTCTGACCAACGCCTCACCCAGCACGTTCCACATTCCAGCGAAAGACCACTTTGACTTTCCAAATGTGGATGTGCCGGTCAGCGTGCCCTCTCTGCTGTTGCAACGTCGCCCGGACATTGCTTCCTCGGAACGCAAAATGGCTGAAGCCAATCGTATGATCGGTGTGGCGAGGGCTGCATTCTATCCGGATGTATCCCTGGCAGCGAATGGTGGCTTTGATGCCAGCGGTTTCAATCTTGGAACGCTCCAGAACAGCATGTGGTCCTATGGTGCAGCCGTGAACATCCCGATTTTTGAAGGCGGGCTGCGACGGGCCGAATTGCAAAACTCATGGTCCGTCTATCGCGAAACACGGGATGCTTACCGCTCCAAGGTGCTGTCTGCATTCAAGGAAGTGGAAGACGGACTTTCCAAAACGACCCTCTACAAACAGGAAGTCGTCAAGCTGGCAGAAGCTGTCAAGACAGCTTCACAGATGCAGGTGATCACCATGACGCTGTATACGGGTGGTCTATCCAACTATCTGGATGCGATCATCGCCCAGGAAGCAAAGCTTGATGCACTGATGTCCAAGGTGCAAGTGCATGTGAAATATGAAAAATCGGTAGTGGAACTGATCAGATCTGTCGGTGGAGGCTGGAGCACGGCCCAAATTCCGCCAAAAGACCAGCTCCAGTCCTTCGATGTCTTCCAATATGACGGACTACGTCATCCCAAGGACATTGGCGGCATTCCGGTGGAAGCCAATCCCGAGAAGTTTGAAAATCTGACGACGCCTTACATACCTTCAGCGAATACACACTGA